The stretch of DNA TGCTGCCAGGCAATTGAGCAATCCAAAGGTTTCCCGAAGCATCGCCTGCTGGAGCCTGAGCAACACTAACTTCGCGATTGAGCGATCGTTTCTTGGTAGAAATGTGACGAGTAACGGCGGTAGCTACGTTATTTTTGAGCATTCCTCGCAGCCAACCGGCAAACTCAGCCGGGGAATTCCCTCGAAAAGCCGGCAAATCTCGCTTAGCCTCTAAGTACGTTAGTTGAACAATGTCCGCTGGGTCGACTCGCTGGCGTAATCGCTCTGATAAATAGCGATGAGCGAGCATCAGCAAGTACCCACGATATTGTTCGAGTAACTCACCAAACGCATCGTTGTCGCCCTCTTTCGAGGCTAACAGCAAACGGGTTGTGGACATGTCTCCACTCACGAAAAGTCCTCAATCCTGATTATCACTGGGCGTAGGATTTGTATTGAAACGTTGGTCGTTCAATTCCGAAGGATACGACTTGCCTCACGATAGGCGAATCACCAAGAATACAATTTAGTCAATTGGCGGACGCTCGGACTGTTAAACTCGTTCTGGATAGCCGCAGATTCCCATTTACTGACACGAGAACACAATCCGTGGACAAACATCCTCCTCATGCCACTCGGAAATTAGCTTCGTGGGACGTTCCTACCGTGCCGGTGCTGATGACCGCGTTTTTGTCAGCGTTTTTGTCAATCGGGTGCGGAAGCTCTAGCAAAGACGATGCCAGCGTCGTTCCGCCGCCTAGTTCCCGCACCAACAGTGGTTCGGTCGATGGAAATCCAGAAGCGACGTTGGTTCCGCCGGGCAGTATGGAATTGCCACCTGATTTTGATCCCAGCGACGTCGACCACGAGCCGCAGAAGCAGCCCGCGTTCGAATTGCCCGATTCTCCCGACGACACAACTCAGTCCAATAACGAAGCGATTCGCGTAGAGTTTGCAACTTGGAATGACATCATGTCGGTTCCTAGGCAAACCGGCAAAATTACGGTCGTGGATTTATGGTCGCTTTCCTGCGAACCCTGCATGAGGGAGTTTCCCGGGCTTGTCAAAGTGCACCGCGAATTCGGCGAAAAGGTCGCATGCGTTTCAGCAAACGTGGACTTCGATGGCCGCAAACGTCGACCGCCGGAATACTACGAATCGAAAGTGGAAGCGTTCCTAGAACAAGTCAATGCGTTTGGGATGTCCGCATTCATTTGCAGTACGCCAAGCGAAGACGTTTACACGGATGCCAACATCGCATCCATTCCCGCAGTGTTGATTTATGACCGCGAGGGAACACCGGTGCGAGTGTTTGTGGACGCAGGTGAAACGCAAGGTTTCACTTATGAGGAAGATGTCATACCTCTGGTCGAGCAACTAGCGATGGTGGATTAGGTTCGTCGCAGATTCGCCGCATCCTTCATGATGGTCTCAATTCGATTGACGTTCTTTGAAATATTGTGGTGCTCGTCGATGAGCCGTTTTGCTGCGTCGACGTGTTGCTCAATAAGTTCCGGGTTATCGCAGTACGTTCTGATAGCGGCGGCAATTGACGTCGGATTCCCAGGTTCGGCCATGAACATCGTTGGTTCATCGCGTTGAAGTTCCACCGTTCCGCCCGCACGTGTCGCGATCACTGGCTTGCCGATCGCCATCGCTTCCAACACCACGTTCGGCATGCCTTCAAAAAGCGATGGCAGTATTAAAGCGTCGGCCGAAGCAATCCACGCGGGGGCGTTGTCTTGATGTCCAAGAAAGCGAACTTGATGCCGAGATAGCGTTCTGCGGGCCAAATTTTCCACGTCAACTCGCAACGGGCCGTCTCCGACAAACCAGACTTCGAGAGAGGGAACGTTCGTATCGGATTCAAGCAGCGACAAAGCTTCGATCAGATTGCGTTGCCCTTTCTCGGCTGTCATACGACCGACGCATATGAACGTGATTGCATTAGCCGATCTGGAAACTGAAACCGACGCGGCACTTTGTGACGTCACTTCGTCAACGTCGACGGGATTGGCAACAACGACAACGTCTTCCGGTGAAAGACCGTAGTAGTGGACCGCCGAGGCTGCGGCTTGTTGGCTAACTGCGATAACGGAAGTCGATTGGCGATACGCTTTGGCAAGCCTGCGTTTTTTGATTTGTACAAAACGTTTCTCCACCATCGGTACCGCTCGTTCCGGAGGGCTGACAATGGTTGATACGCGTGGGATGGAACGCGAAGTTGCCGCGGATCCTGCCAGCATGGTCATGTGAAACGTGCGATCGTAGATCACGTCGATTCGAGCGGCATCAAGAACGCTAAGCAAGTGTCGTGTTTGGTCTCGCAGGATGCGTCCAGGAAAGTAGAAGCCGCTTGCGGCGTCACTTGGCTGATAGGAATGTATCACCACGTCCTGCGGGACTTCAGCAAGCAGACAACCCTCGGCTTCGGTCATGTACAGGTGGGGTTCGAATACTTGACGATCCAAGTGCTTAAGCAATAGCAGAGTTTGCCGCTCGCTGCCGCCACCACGCATCGAGCTGATCATTAGCAGGACACGAATGCGTTGGCTAGAAGACGGCGAACCTGAGGGTGCATGGGTCAAGGAATCGCGACCTCTACCCAAACCAAACGGTGATCAGTGGCGTCAACCAATCGATTGTCCGGGGAAAACTGTTTTGGCCAAAAAACACCGCTTTCGACAACGCGAAACTGAGAGGAAGGTATCACGTAATCAATTCGCATCATGCGATCACGACCGAACAATGCGGTTTGGGTTTTAGCGGGATCCTTTTGGCCTAGCCAACGAGGCTTGCAGTCTTGCACAAGAGAATGAGCAAGCAATTTTTGCATCGCATCTTTCTGACTATCGCCCTCAATGGGATCGCTGTTCAGGTCGCCCGCAATCACAAAGTAAGCGTCCTTTTCGAGTCCGCCCGACTTGCCCTGGTCATCGACTATCCAGTCCGCGTCGGTAGCCGATAGGTAGTGTTCCCAGAACTTTATTTCATCGTGGTTGCGGCATCCATTGTGATCTTCTGGACCATCAAACACGGGCGGTGTGGGATGCGAAGCGAGTAGATGAATACGTTCGTCACCGACTTCAATCGGAACATCCACATGGTTCTTGCTGGACAATCGCAATTGTTCCCAAATGTCATCAGGAAAGTAAGGTTCGCCCGTCGTGGGATGCACGGGGCGTTTTGCGTTTGGGAAATCCCGCCAGAGGAATTTTTGAAACGTTCGCACTTCATCCGTCACGATTGGGTAACGGCTTAGCACCGCAAGAGCGTATTGGCCTTCGTACATTCCAAAGCCCCAGGCATCAACGGGATCCGTCAACTTTCCATTGCCATCTAAATCCAATCCCGATCGCAAGCCCGTGTTGGTGGGGACGGAATAAACATAGGGATAGTCCAAAGGTTGGCGATCGCCCTGGGGCACAGCCAGGAACTTTTCCGCAAACGCGTTGGCAACCGTGCCCGCTTGGTCATAGTCGACCTCGTTGAGCAAGAGAATGTCCGGGCGAACGGTTTGGATGACAGCGGCTAATTTCTCGGCCTGTTTATCTTTCCCGTCCGCCATCCGCTGGGCGACCTCACCAGCTTTGCTGCCGTAGAGCGAGACGTTGTAGGTCGCGACGCGAATGTTGGAATTGTCGAGTTGATCAATCGAAAGCTCTTCAACAGGATCTTGCGCGATGCACGCTTGAGTATGGACAATCGCAATCGCCCCTATGAAGAACGCAATAACGAGAGTGCTGAATGTTTGAAACATTTCGGGGGTTGCCTATAAGAAGGAAGACGTCAGATTGGCAGGCGTCAGTTTAACCTCTTTCCCGCAATTCATATCACCCCGCATGTCAGTTCCCTCGAAAGCCCCCATCACTGAGTTGCACCGACATCTTGGCGGACAATTTGTCCGCGGGGGGGCTGCACGCTTTTGTGTGTGGTCGCCCACTAGCAGTCAAGTTAATGTCGTGATCGTCAACCTAGACGGGCAAGTTCAGCAAACGCATGTGATGACTCCGGTCGATGGATACCACTACCTTGAACAGTCAGGGCTCGGGGTGGGCGCAAGATATTTTTACCAGTTCGATGGTGGACCGCTGCGACCCGATCCCGCGTCACGCTTTCAGCCCGACGGTGTCCATGGACCGAGCATGGTGTGCAGCGGTGACGAATCCGAATCGGCGTTCTCGTGGACGGACCAGTCGTGGTCAGGTATGCAACGGTCGGATCTAGTTATCTATGAGATGCATGTTGGAACGTTCACCGACGAAGGGACGTATGATTCGGCAATTGCGAGGCTAGATGAACTCGTCGAACTCGGTGTTACAGCTATCGAATTGCTTCCACTTGCGGATGCAGCAGGCAAATGGAATTGGGGGTACGACGGCGTGTGCTTGTTCGCACCCAACCGGAACTACGGTCACCCGGATCGACTCAAGTCCTTTGTCGATGCGGCTCATTCGAGAGGTTTGGCGGTAATTCTAGACGTTGTCTACAACCACCTTGGCCCCGAAGGCAACTACCTCGGCGAATCAGGCCCGTATTTGTCGTCGCGACATCATACCGTTTGGGGCAGCGCACCGAACTTCGACGATCCGCAGTACGGCGAGCAGGCTAGGCGTTTCTTCATTGCCAATGCCATCTACTGGCTTGACGAATTTCACTTTGACGGTCTTCGTGTTGATGCGATCCACTGCATGCTCGATGATCAAAAACCACATGTCGTTGTCGAGATGGCGCAAGCCGTCCGCGATTGGTCCGTGGAAAGTGGCCGGTTGGCAATCTTGATTGCAGAATCCAACGTCTATGATCCCGGAATGACTCAGCCCATTCATGCCGATGGTTGTGGATTTGATGCCCAGTGGGGCGATTGTTTTCTTCACAGCATGTTCGCTGTGGTGCGTCCAGGTGAACAACTTTGTCAGCGGATCTATCAGCCCGGGGACGATTTGGATCAAGTACTGCGAATGGGATATGTGTATTCCGGCACAATTCGAGAACCACGCAAACGCCATGACCTGGGCGAACGTGTAGACACGATGCCCTTGGTCTATTCCATTCAAAATCACGATTTCATAGGCAACCATCCGCTAGGAAAGCGTCTGCACCAACTGACAAGCTTAGAAACTCAACGGGCTGCCGCCGCTTTGTTGATTCTTTCACCTGCGATACCGATGTTGTTTATGGGGGAAGAGTTCGCATGCGAAAAGCCGTTCCAGTTCTTTGTTGATTTTGGTGATGAACATTTGCGACAAGCGGTTGTCGAAGGACGGCGTCGCGAGTATCCCCAGCACCAATGGAACGACGGCAATTCACCTATTGATCCTGCTGCCTTTTTTGACTCGAAGATTGGACCCGCTAGCAACGGCAACGCATCGATGCGGGCTTGGTACCAAGATCTAATTCAAATGAGGAAGCAGTTGATTTCCGATGGATTACTTTCGAGCGTGAACGTACGCATCGAAACGGATCTCGATGAAGGTCTGTTTCGACTTCGCTATGAGTCGTCGAGTCGGTGGGCCGAAGTGATCGTTCGCCTGAACGAAAAAAGCCAGATGAAAGAACCGCTAACGATTCCCGCATCTGGCCAAATTGTTTTAGATTCGCTCAACAGTGATTCTGAACGACTGGAGCCAAATCACGCGCGTGTCGTGACTTCTTAGTGCTTGTGTTCGAATTCTGGTTTTTTGCCTTCGTAGGCTTCGTAAAAGTCAAAGATGGATTTTTCGAGTGCCTTTGC from Rubripirellula amarantea encodes:
- a CDS encoding sigma-70 family RNA polymerase sigma factor: MSTTRLLLASKEGDNDAFGELLEQYRGYLLMLAHRYLSERLRQRVDPADIVQLTYLEAKRDLPAFRGNSPAEFAGWLRGMLKNNVATAVTRHISTKKRSLNREVSVAQAPAGDASGNLWIAQLPGSTTSPSGVAIRDEATLALVEALHQLPENQAEAIRLRYMEGLPLSEIVERMGKSDTAVAGLLKRGLQKLRTIMDVDNSPWA
- a CDS encoding TlpA family protein disulfide reductase, with protein sequence MDKHPPHATRKLASWDVPTVPVLMTAFLSAFLSIGCGSSSKDDASVVPPPSSRTNSGSVDGNPEATLVPPGSMELPPDFDPSDVDHEPQKQPAFELPDSPDDTTQSNNEAIRVEFATWNDIMSVPRQTGKITVVDLWSLSCEPCMREFPGLVKVHREFGEKVACVSANVDFDGRKRRPPEYYESKVEAFLEQVNAFGMSAFICSTPSEDVYTDANIASIPAVLIYDREGTPVRVFVDAGETQGFTYEEDVIPLVEQLAMVD
- a CDS encoding glycosyltransferase, with protein sequence MTHAPSGSPSSSQRIRVLLMISSMRGGGSERQTLLLLKHLDRQVFEPHLYMTEAEGCLLAEVPQDVVIHSYQPSDAASGFYFPGRILRDQTRHLLSVLDAARIDVIYDRTFHMTMLAGSAATSRSIPRVSTIVSPPERAVPMVEKRFVQIKKRRLAKAYRQSTSVIAVSQQAAASAVHYYGLSPEDVVVVANPVDVDEVTSQSAASVSVSRSANAITFICVGRMTAEKGQRNLIEALSLLESDTNVPSLEVWFVGDGPLRVDVENLARRTLSRHQVRFLGHQDNAPAWIASADALILPSLFEGMPNVVLEAMAIGKPVIATRAGGTVELQRDEPTMFMAEPGNPTSIAAAIRTYCDNPELIEQHVDAAKRLIDEHHNISKNVNRIETIMKDAANLRRT
- a CDS encoding endonuclease/exonuclease/phosphatase family protein yields the protein MFQTFSTLVIAFFIGAIAIVHTQACIAQDPVEELSIDQLDNSNIRVATYNVSLYGSKAGEVAQRMADGKDKQAEKLAAVIQTVRPDILLLNEVDYDQAGTVANAFAEKFLAVPQGDRQPLDYPYVYSVPTNTGLRSGLDLDGNGKLTDPVDAWGFGMYEGQYALAVLSRYPIVTDEVRTFQKFLWRDFPNAKRPVHPTTGEPYFPDDIWEQLRLSSKNHVDVPIEVGDERIHLLASHPTPPVFDGPEDHNGCRNHDEIKFWEHYLSATDADWIVDDQGKSGGLEKDAYFVIAGDLNSDPIEGDSQKDAMQKLLAHSLVQDCKPRWLGQKDPAKTQTALFGRDRMMRIDYVIPSSQFRVVESGVFWPKQFSPDNRLVDATDHRLVWVEVAIP
- the treZ gene encoding malto-oligosyltrehalose trehalohydrolase; translated protein: MSVPSKAPITELHRHLGGQFVRGGAARFCVWSPTSSQVNVVIVNLDGQVQQTHVMTPVDGYHYLEQSGLGVGARYFYQFDGGPLRPDPASRFQPDGVHGPSMVCSGDESESAFSWTDQSWSGMQRSDLVIYEMHVGTFTDEGTYDSAIARLDELVELGVTAIELLPLADAAGKWNWGYDGVCLFAPNRNYGHPDRLKSFVDAAHSRGLAVILDVVYNHLGPEGNYLGESGPYLSSRHHTVWGSAPNFDDPQYGEQARRFFIANAIYWLDEFHFDGLRVDAIHCMLDDQKPHVVVEMAQAVRDWSVESGRLAILIAESNVYDPGMTQPIHADGCGFDAQWGDCFLHSMFAVVRPGEQLCQRIYQPGDDLDQVLRMGYVYSGTIREPRKRHDLGERVDTMPLVYSIQNHDFIGNHPLGKRLHQLTSLETQRAAAALLILSPAIPMLFMGEEFACEKPFQFFVDFGDEHLRQAVVEGRRREYPQHQWNDGNSPIDPAAFFDSKIGPASNGNASMRAWYQDLIQMRKQLISDGLLSSVNVRIETDLDEGLFRLRYESSSRWAEVIVRLNEKSQMKEPLTIPASGQIVLDSLNSDSERLEPNHARVVTS